The sequence below is a genomic window from Pirellulales bacterium.
GTGCATTACTCGGGCGGCGCCAATTCCATTTACGACGCGCTCTCAGTCGGCACGCCCGTCGTCACCCTGCCAACCGCTCTGCACCGCGGAGGCTACACGCTTGCCGCTTACCGGACGATGGGAATGACCGCCTGCATCGCGAAATCTCCGGCGGAGTACGTCGAATTGGCCGTTCGATTGGCCAGCGATCCGGACCATCGCCGCAGCGTGCGGAATGAGATCGCCGCCACCCGCGGCGCGCTGTTCGACAATGTCGCCGCCGTCCGTGAACTGGAAGACCTGTTCGAGGAACTGGCCCTTCACGCTCGGCGGGACACGCCGTGATTCTCCTCGGCATCAGATTCACGACGAATATGGCGAACGACGGGGCTACATAAACGGAAGCGGCAAGGATATTCTTAGTCTTCGACGCCTTTAGCAGCGATCCGGCACGCAAGCGTGCCGGCTAGCGCGGCCGTATTGCCACTTTCGGCGACCACTCGAAACTTGCCACTTGCAAATTCCCTCGTCCTTCCTCCCATCGCATGCATATCGCATTTGTCGATTTCGTGCCTTGGGATTACACGATCGAGACCGTGTATCAGAAGCCGCTGGGGGGATCGCAATCGGCCTTGTGCTATCTGGCCGAGGAGCTGGCCCGCCGCGGGCACGAGGTGCAGCTCATCAACAATGCGGCGCTGCCGGGCGTTTCGCGCGGCGTCGTCTGCTTGCCAGCGGCGAAGGCCCAGGGCGACGTTTGGAAGAGCTTCGACCTGGTGGTGCTGCTGAATTCGGTGAAGCCCGGGCTATCGATCCGGCCGCTCTTGCGCAACGGCGCGCGGCTCATCGCCTGGATTCAACATGCTCACGATCAGCCGGCCGTGCAGCCGCTGGCGCGCGAGGAGGTCCGCAGTGCGTTCGATGGCTTTGCGCTCCTGAGCGATTGGCAGCGGGGTTGTTTCGAGCGAACCTTTCAGATCGATCCGGCGCGAGTGCGGGTTTTGCGAAATGCTGTCAGTCCGGCGTTTCTCGCTAGGTTCCCGCCCGGGGCGGATATCGTCGCCGCGAAACGGCGGCCCCCCGTGCTCGCTTACACAAGTACGCCGTTTCGCGGGCTCGATATTTTGGTGCATGCGTTTCCCGCGATTCGCCGTGACGTGCGGGGAGCGACGCTGCGAGTCTATTCGAGCATGCAGGTCTATCAAGCGGCCGACGAAAGCGATTCGGCCCAATATGGCCACCTTTATGAACTCTGCCGCGACACGCCCGGCGTCGAATACATCGGCTCGCTCGCGCAGCCGGAACTGGCCGAGCAATTGCGCGAGGTGGCGATGCTCGCGTATCCGAACCATTTCGCGGAGACAAGTTGCATCGCCGTAATGGAAGCGATGGCCAGCGGTTGCCGAATTGTGACAAGCGAATTGGGCGCTCTGCCCGAGACGACCGCGGGCTTCGCGCGGCTCATCCCGGTGGGCGACGATTGGCTCACGTACTCCGATCGCTTCATCGACGAGACGGTCCGCACGCTCGAGGAATTCGAGACGCAGCCCGGCAAGGTCAACGATTTGCTGAATCGCCAAGTCGCCTACATCAACGCCGAATGCACTTGGCCGCGGCGAGCTGACCAATGGGAAGCCTGGCTGGCGGAATCGTAGGGTGCGTCAAGTCCCCGCTGACGCACCGGGAGCTACACCCGGCCTCTCACTCTGTCTTGGTTTCCAATCGATGCCGAAG
It includes:
- a CDS encoding glycosyltransferase family 4 protein, with translation MHIAFVDFVPWDYTIETVYQKPLGGSQSALCYLAEELARRGHEVQLINNAALPGVSRGVVCLPAAKAQGDVWKSFDLVVLLNSVKPGLSIRPLLRNGARLIAWIQHAHDQPAVQPLAREEVRSAFDGFALLSDWQRGCFERTFQIDPARVRVLRNAVSPAFLARFPPGADIVAAKRRPPVLAYTSTPFRGLDILVHAFPAIRRDVRGATLRVYSSMQVYQAADESDSAQYGHLYELCRDTPGVEYIGSLAQPELAEQLREVAMLAYPNHFAETSCIAVMEAMASGCRIVTSELGALPETTAGFARLIPVGDDWLTYSDRFIDETVRTLEEFETQPGKVNDLLNRQVAYINAECTWPRRADQWEAWLAES